The genomic stretch TCGAGATGCGGCAGGGTGACGATCTGTTCGATCAGTTTCGTCAGATTGTCGTCGCGGGTGAATTGCCCGGCGAGGTGAATGGCATATTGGCTTTGCCCGCCGGTACGACGCAGTTGAACGACAAGTTCACGCGCGACCGCAAGCGCCAACGCCGCGCCGCAATCGCGGCGAATAATGTCGAGAGCCAGATCAATCCCGGTCGTGACGCCGGCTGATGTGAATATCCTTCCATTCGAAACGCAGATGCGGTCCAGGTCCCAATGCACCTTGTCGTATTTCTGTGTGTCCTGGGATCGCGACCAATGGGTCGTTGCCGCGTGGCCATCCAGAACGCCCGCCGATGCCAGAACCAACGCTCCTGAACAGACGGATATCAGGCGGGCTTCGCCCTCATGGCTTGCACGTTGTTGGATCCCTTTCTTGACCGTCTGGTTTTCAACCAGGTCATCCACACCTTGCCCACCCGGGATCAACAGATCGGCCTCCGAGGCCGCATCCAGCGCCCCATCCGCAACCAGCGTCATGCCGCAACATGTCTGCACAGGGTTCCCATCCGGTGAGACGTATCTCATGCGGTATTTTCGCCGCCCGTTGAGCCGCGCCGTTTTGAATGCCTGCACCGGACCAGAAATATCCAGCATGTTCACGCCGTCAAACAGCAAAACGTCGATTTTACGAAATGTTATGGATGTGTCCATTTTTGATGCTCATTTGACATATAGGACAATCTACATCTCCACTAAAAGATAGGAAGTCAACAATTTGCTTGGATATCCAGAATGTCAGTCGTCTCACTTGTCCGTAACGGAAACCTGATAGGTCTGCTCGTCGCGGATGCCATATTGGCGGCCTCAATGCCGATCCTGATCATCTTGGGGGGGCTTGCAGGGCTGATGCTTGCGCCGACGACAGCACTTGCGACATTGCCCGCTTCGCTTCAAACGCTGGCCTGGCTTTTTGCGGCCGCGCCATTCTCACTCTTGATGGGAAAACTGGGCCGTAAGGCGGGCTTCATCATAGGGGCAGTGCTGACGATTGTCGGGGCTTTGGTCGGCACATGGGCGTTGATGTCAGGCAGCTTCTTCCTGCTGTGTGCCGCACATCTGGTCCTGGGGATCGGCCTCACTTCGCATCAGTATTTCCGCTTTGCCGCCGCTGAGGTTGTCAGCAAGGAATGGCGACCGGTTGCGATATCTTTGGTACTGACGTCCGGGCTAATCGCGGCATTTGGTGGTCCGCAGATTTTCATCATGACCAAAGACATTCTGGCACCGGTGCCGCTTGCAGGAGGCTACGCCGCGATTGCAGGGATTTCTCTCGTCGGAATTCTACCTTTGCTGGCGCTGCGGATTCCCATCCCGCCAACTCTCCCACGCGTGCCGTCAACCTCAAGATTTGCCTCGCTTGCGGTGCTGCGGCGCAGCGCCGTGCGCAAGGCTGTGCTTATCGGTGCAATCTCGCAGGGGGCCATGATGTTCATGATGGTCCCCACCACGCTTGCCATGATCGGCTGCGGCTTTTCCGAAGGCGTGGCGGGCGATGTCATCCGCTGGCACGTGGTCGCGATGTTTGCACCCAGTTTTTTCACCGGGTTCCTGATCAAACGTTTTAGCGCGACACCGGTTGTGACCGTCGGCTTGGGCCTGCTTGCACTGGCGGCGATATCGGGCGCAACCGGGCTGTCGGCTGGCAACTTTTACGGGGCTTTGGCGCTCTTGGGGGCTGGGTGGAATTTCAGCTATATCGGCGCAACGGATATGCTGGCCGAGGCCGTGACAGACGACGAAAAATCGGTCGTCCAAGGGGTCAACGACACGATGATCGCACTGGTCTCTACGATCTGCGCCTTCGCATCCGGTGCCGTGATCGCGGGACTGGGTTGGATCATCCTTTCTGCAATTACACTGGTGTTCGTCGCGCTTTCCTTTGCTGTCCTGGTTCTGGACAGACGCGCAACAGCCCTTCCCTCCGCAAACGCGAACCAAGGATAAAGCAATGTTACTTCTCAGACCCAACTGTGAATGGTGTGATCGTGATCTGCCGCCGGATTCACCGGATGCCCGGATCTGCACCTATGAATGCACATATTGCGCAGACTGCGTGGAAACCGTCTTGCACAACGTCTGCGCGACCTGCGGCGGTGGGTTCGTTCCAAGACCAATTCGTCCAAAGCATGCCTATCGCGACAACCTGAAGCTTGGACTAAAGAACGACCCCGCCACGACAGAACGCAAGCATACGAGATGGACCCGTGCAGAAGTTGACAGCCAGGTCGAACGATTGCGCAACATTCCACCGTGTGATCGCTGATGCGCGCGGTGTTGAAGATTGAACCGCTTTCAGTTCCGTAAGACGCAAAGCCGCATACGTTTCGCTTCCTGCCCACCCTAAGGCCGGTGACGTTCCACACCCCCTGAAAACCGGAAATGCGCAGTGCCCCGCATTGCGCTTTGGGCACGGCCGCCCGACGCGTGTGGTGGGCCGGCGCGTGTCCGCGTCAAAACGCATCTTGCCCCAGTGGGCAAAATTGCCGATATATCAGTCTGTAACTTCAGGAGCCTGTCCATGCGCGCACGAATCTACCAACCCGCCAAAACCGCCATGTCCTCGGGCACGGCGCGCACCAAGGGCTGGGTGCTGGAATTCGTCCCCGC from Pseudosulfitobacter sp. DSM 107133 encodes the following:
- a CDS encoding MFS transporter, with amino-acid sequence MSVVSLVRNGNLIGLLVADAILAASMPILIILGGLAGLMLAPTTALATLPASLQTLAWLFAAAPFSLLMGKLGRKAGFIIGAVLTIVGALVGTWALMSGSFFLLCAAHLVLGIGLTSHQYFRFAAAEVVSKEWRPVAISLVLTSGLIAAFGGPQIFIMTKDILAPVPLAGGYAAIAGISLVGILPLLALRIPIPPTLPRVPSTSRFASLAVLRRSAVRKAVLIGAISQGAMMFMMVPTTLAMIGCGFSEGVAGDVIRWHVVAMFAPSFFTGFLIKRFSATPVVTVGLGLLALAAISGATGLSAGNFYGALALLGAGWNFSYIGATDMLAEAVTDDEKSVVQGVNDTMIALVSTICAFASGAVIAGLGWIILSAITLVFVALSFAVLVLDRRATALPSANANQG
- a CDS encoding DJ-1/PfpI family protein → MDTSITFRKIDVLLFDGVNMLDISGPVQAFKTARLNGRRKYRMRYVSPDGNPVQTCCGMTLVADGALDAASEADLLIPGGQGVDDLVENQTVKKGIQQRASHEGEARLISVCSGALVLASAGVLDGHAATTHWSRSQDTQKYDKVHWDLDRICVSNGRIFTSAGVTTGIDLALDIIRRDCGAALALAVARELVVQLRRTGGQSQYAIHLAGQFTRDDNLTKLIEQIVTLPHLDWTLESMADTAGMNARTLSRHFKRSLNETPAQFVERTRVDHARGLLAENMPSKQVAVDSGFGDLQRMRRAFQRRFGVGVSEYISVFG
- a CDS encoding DUF1272 domain-containing protein; translated protein: MLLLRPNCEWCDRDLPPDSPDARICTYECTYCADCVETVLHNVCATCGGGFVPRPIRPKHAYRDNLKLGLKNDPATTERKHTRWTRAEVDSQVERLRNIPPCDR